One genomic region from Amycolatopsis sp. FBCC-B4732 encodes:
- a CDS encoding glucose-6-phosphate isomerase: MTTGEKTGVEIVDAALAERAAPLADRLVADQAASKLAAKDATLWGPEAEPEASIRLSWTTLHKSSRPLIGEIEALRTELRSEGVDRVVLAGMGGSSLAPEVITATDGVPLTVLDTTDPGQVADALAGDLDRTVIVVSSKSGGTVETDSHRRIFAKAFADAGIDAARRIVVVTDPGSPFQELSEKEGYRKVFLADPHVGGRYSALTAFGLVPAGLAGADVARLLDQAASVAEELAADSADNPAVKLAAAWAAAHEAGAEKVVLADSGSGIKGFPDWAEQLIAESTGKQGTGLLPVAVESPAAPGFDDAKADATAVAVGSPQGAAKIAVTGSLGAQFLLWEFATALAGRLLGINPFDQPDVETAKKAARALLDDPEKLKGGETASTVDGPVEIFGSDGVSTEGSLTDVLRAFFASAPDAGYLAVQAYLDRLDDASTELLRGEIAKATGKQTTFGWGPRFLHSTGQYHKGGHQNGVFLQLTGVVEQDLDVPDRPYTLGQLQHAQALGDGQVLAEHGRPVLRLHLTDRAAGLAAVVRAVQEVGA, translated from the coding sequence ATGACGACAGGTGAGAAGACCGGCGTCGAGATCGTGGACGCCGCACTGGCGGAGCGCGCCGCCCCGCTGGCCGACCGGCTGGTCGCCGACCAGGCCGCGTCGAAGCTGGCGGCGAAGGACGCGACGCTCTGGGGGCCGGAGGCCGAACCCGAGGCGTCGATCCGGCTGTCGTGGACGACGCTGCACAAGTCGTCGCGGCCGCTGATCGGCGAGATCGAGGCGCTGCGGACCGAGCTGCGCAGTGAGGGCGTCGACCGCGTCGTGCTGGCCGGCATGGGCGGCTCGTCGCTCGCGCCCGAAGTGATCACCGCGACCGACGGCGTCCCGCTGACCGTCCTCGACACGACCGACCCGGGCCAGGTCGCCGACGCGCTCGCCGGCGACCTCGACCGCACGGTCATCGTGGTGTCGTCGAAGTCGGGCGGCACCGTCGAGACCGACAGCCACCGGCGGATCTTCGCGAAGGCGTTCGCCGACGCGGGGATCGACGCGGCGCGGCGGATCGTGGTCGTCACCGACCCGGGCTCGCCGTTCCAGGAACTGTCCGAAAAGGAGGGCTACCGCAAGGTCTTCCTCGCCGACCCGCACGTCGGCGGCCGCTACTCGGCGCTGACCGCGTTCGGGCTCGTCCCGGCCGGCCTGGCCGGCGCGGACGTCGCCCGGCTGCTCGACCAGGCCGCTTCGGTGGCCGAAGAGCTCGCCGCGGACTCGGCCGACAACCCGGCGGTCAAGCTGGCCGCCGCCTGGGCCGCCGCGCACGAGGCCGGCGCCGAGAAGGTCGTGCTGGCCGACTCCGGCTCCGGCATCAAGGGCTTCCCGGACTGGGCCGAGCAGCTGATCGCGGAGTCCACCGGCAAGCAGGGCACCGGGCTGCTGCCCGTCGCGGTCGAAAGCCCGGCGGCGCCCGGCTTCGACGACGCGAAGGCCGACGCCACGGCGGTCGCGGTCGGGAGCCCGCAGGGGGCGGCGAAGATCGCCGTCACCGGCTCGCTCGGCGCGCAGTTCCTGCTGTGGGAGTTCGCCACGGCGCTGGCCGGCCGGCTGCTCGGGATCAACCCGTTCGACCAGCCCGACGTCGAAACCGCGAAGAAGGCGGCCCGTGCGCTGCTGGACGACCCGGAGAAGCTGAAGGGCGGCGAAACGGCGTCCACTGTGGACGGACCGGTCGAGATCTTCGGCAGCGACGGGGTTTCCACCGAAGGCAGCCTCACCGACGTGCTGCGCGCGTTCTTCGCTTCGGCGCCGGACGCGGGCTACCTCGCCGTGCAGGCCTACCTCGACCGCCTCGACGACGCCTCGACCGAGCTGCTGCGCGGCGAGATCGCCAAGGCCACCGGGAAGCAGACGACGTTCGGCTGGGGACCGCGGTTCCTGCACTCCACCGGGCAGTACCACAAGGGCGGGCACCAGAACGGCGTGTTCCTGCAGCTCACCGGCGTCGTCGAGCAGGACCTCGACGTGCCGGACCGGCCCTACACGCTGGGTCAGCTGCAGCACGCGCAGGCACTGGGCGACGGGCAGGTGCTCGCCGAGCACGGCCGCCCGGTGCTGCGCCTGCACCTGACCGACCGGGCCGCCGGGCTCGCGGCGGTCGTCCGCGCGGTACAGGAGGTCGGCGCATGA
- the zwf gene encoding glucose-6-phosphate dehydrogenase: MTWSNPLRDERDKRLPRIAGPSSLVIFGVTGDLARKKLMPAIYDLANRGLLPAGFSLVGFARRDWEHQDFGELVHDSVKEHARTPFKESVWNRLAEGIRFVQGTFDDDDAFDRLAQTVKDLDKERGTGGNTAFYLSIPPGAFPVVTKQLARSGLANADEKTWRRVVIEKPFGHDLKSAEELNAIVNDVFPEESVFRIDHYLGKETVQNILALRFANQLFEPIWNANYVDHVQITMAEDIGLGGRAGYYDGIGAARDVIQNHLLQLLAFTAMEEPLSFDPRALRAEKIKVLSGTKPLGPLNKTTARGQYAGGWQGGTKVPGLLQEEGFAKDSKTETYAAVTLEVQSRRWAGVPFYLRTGKRLGRRVTEIAVVFKRAPHLPFDSTSTEELGQNALVIRVQPDEGITLRFGSKVPGTTMEVRDVTMDFGYGHAFTESSPEAYERLILDVLLGEPSLFPVNEEVELSWKILDPILEHWAKEGSPEQYPPGTWGPPSADEMLERTGRKWRRP; the protein is encoded by the coding sequence ATGACCTGGAGCAATCCCCTTCGCGATGAGCGGGACAAGCGGCTCCCGCGCATCGCCGGGCCGTCCAGCCTGGTGATCTTCGGGGTCACCGGCGACCTGGCCCGCAAGAAGCTGATGCCCGCCATCTACGACCTGGCCAACCGCGGGCTGCTGCCCGCCGGCTTCTCGCTCGTCGGGTTCGCCCGGCGCGACTGGGAGCACCAGGACTTCGGCGAGCTCGTGCACGACTCGGTCAAGGAGCACGCGCGGACGCCGTTCAAGGAGTCGGTGTGGAACCGGCTCGCCGAAGGCATCCGGTTCGTGCAGGGCACCTTCGACGACGACGACGCCTTCGACCGGCTCGCGCAGACGGTCAAGGACCTCGACAAGGAACGCGGCACGGGCGGCAACACCGCGTTCTACCTGTCGATCCCGCCCGGCGCCTTCCCGGTGGTGACCAAGCAGCTGGCCCGCTCCGGGCTGGCGAACGCCGACGAGAAGACGTGGCGGCGCGTGGTCATCGAGAAGCCCTTCGGGCACGACCTGAAGAGCGCCGAAGAGCTGAACGCGATCGTCAACGACGTCTTCCCCGAGGAGTCGGTGTTCCGCATCGACCACTACCTCGGCAAGGAGACGGTGCAGAACATCCTGGCGCTGCGCTTCGCCAACCAGCTGTTCGAGCCGATCTGGAACGCCAACTACGTCGACCACGTGCAGATCACCATGGCCGAGGACATCGGCCTCGGCGGCCGCGCGGGGTACTACGACGGCATCGGCGCCGCCCGGGACGTCATCCAGAACCACCTGCTGCAGCTGCTGGCCTTCACCGCGATGGAGGAGCCGCTGTCGTTCGACCCGCGGGCCCTGCGCGCGGAGAAGATCAAGGTGCTCTCGGGCACCAAGCCGCTGGGGCCGCTGAACAAGACCACCGCGCGCGGCCAGTACGCGGGCGGCTGGCAGGGTGGCACGAAGGTGCCCGGCCTGCTGCAGGAAGAGGGCTTCGCGAAGGACTCGAAGACCGAGACCTACGCCGCGGTGACCCTCGAGGTGCAGAGCCGCCGCTGGGCCGGGGTGCCGTTCTACCTGCGCACCGGCAAGCGGCTCGGCCGCCGCGTCACCGAGATCGCCGTGGTGTTCAAGCGGGCGCCGCACCTGCCGTTCGACTCGACGTCGACCGAGGAGCTGGGGCAGAACGCCCTGGTCATCCGGGTCCAGCCGGACGAGGGCATCACGCTGCGGTTCGGCTCGAAGGTGCCGGGGACCACGATGGAGGTCCGCGACGTCACGATGGACTTCGGTTACGGGCACGCGTTCACCGAGTCCTCCCCCGAGGCCTACGAGCGCCTGATCCTCGACGTCCTGCTGGGCGAGCCGTCGCTGTTCCCGGTGAACGAAGAGGTCGAGCTGTCCTGGAAGATCCTGGACCCGATCCTCGAGCACTGGGCCAAGGAAGGGTCGCCGGAGCAGTACCCGCCGGGTACCTGGGGCCCGCCGTCCGCCGACGAAATGCTGGAGCGCACCGGCCGGAAATGGAGGCGCCCGTGA
- the opcA gene encoding glucose-6-phosphate dehydrogenase assembly protein OpcA produces MIIDLPSTTTSALNKKLVEIREQGGQVALGRVLTLVIVADDDARLEEAIEAANGASREHPSRVIVVAKGARTAAPRIDGQIRVGGDAGASEVIVLRLYGPLAAQGQSAVVPLLLPDAPIVCWWPGAGPKDPANDPLGQLAQRRITDSAAEKSPVRALLTRAKAYTAGDTDLAWTRLTRWRAQLVSALDLPPFEKITGATVTGEADSPSTELLAGWLAEYLKAPVKRVKSAGAAGIISVTLDRRSGPVELHRPDGRVGTLTQPGQPTRRIALQRRNNQDCLIEELRRLDPDEIYEAALHGLGKIAPGTNGKTGAPPKADVTSPAAAAAGAKK; encoded by the coding sequence GTGATCATCGACCTGCCGTCCACCACGACTTCGGCGTTGAACAAGAAGCTGGTGGAGATCCGCGAACAGGGCGGGCAAGTCGCGCTCGGGCGGGTGCTGACGCTGGTCATCGTGGCCGACGACGACGCCAGGCTCGAAGAGGCCATCGAGGCGGCCAACGGCGCGAGCCGCGAACACCCGTCGCGGGTGATCGTGGTGGCCAAGGGCGCCCGCACGGCGGCTCCGCGCATCGACGGCCAGATCCGCGTCGGCGGCGACGCCGGCGCGAGCGAGGTCATCGTGCTGCGGCTCTACGGGCCGCTGGCCGCGCAGGGCCAGAGCGCGGTGGTGCCGCTGCTGCTGCCGGACGCGCCGATCGTCTGCTGGTGGCCGGGTGCCGGCCCGAAGGACCCGGCGAACGACCCGCTGGGCCAGCTGGCGCAGCGCCGGATCACCGACTCCGCCGCGGAGAAGAGCCCGGTCCGGGCCCTGCTGACGCGCGCCAAGGCGTACACCGCGGGCGACACCGATCTGGCGTGGACCAGGCTGACCCGCTGGCGGGCGCAGCTGGTGTCGGCGCTGGACCTGCCGCCGTTCGAGAAGATCACCGGCGCGACGGTGACCGGCGAGGCCGACTCGCCGTCCACCGAGCTGCTCGCCGGCTGGCTGGCGGAGTACCTGAAGGCGCCGGTGAAGCGGGTGAAGAGCGCGGGTGCCGCCGGGATCATCTCGGTGACGCTGGACCGCCGGTCCGGCCCGGTGGAGCTGCACCGCCCGGACGGCCGCGTCGGCACGCTGACCCAGCCCGGCCAGCCGACCCGCCGCATCGCGCTGCAGCGCCGCAACAACCAGGACTGCCTGATCGAGGAGCTCCGCCGGCTCGACCCGGACGAGATCTACGAGGCCGCCCTGCACGGCCTCGGCAAGATCGCGCCGGGCACGAACGGCAAGACGGGGGCCCCGCCGAAGGCCGACGTCACCTCGCCCGCCGCCGCGGCGGCCGGTGCCAAGAAATGA
- the pgl gene encoding 6-phosphogluconolactonase — MSKTEVVVYANQDILAAAAAARLVTRLVDVQAAKGTASLVLTGGGTGIAVLSELQASSARDAIDWSRLDIYWGDERFVPADSDERNEKQAREALLDHVPLDPKRVHAIAPSDGEFGDDPDAAAASYASVLADNAGPEDHGDVPTFDIMLLGLGGEGHTASVFPESPAVYETERSVVAVRNCPKPPPTRVSLTLPAIRRARDVWLLTAGEAKADAVALALSGAGEVQLPVAGARGHRRTLWLLDRAAAGKLTKVYQPPTA, encoded by the coding sequence ATGAGCAAGACGGAAGTAGTCGTCTACGCGAACCAGGACATCCTGGCGGCCGCCGCGGCCGCCAGGCTGGTCACGCGGCTGGTCGACGTCCAGGCGGCCAAGGGCACGGCGTCGCTCGTGCTGACCGGCGGCGGCACGGGCATCGCGGTGCTCTCGGAGCTGCAGGCTTCCTCGGCCCGCGACGCGATCGACTGGTCCCGCCTGGACATCTACTGGGGCGACGAGCGGTTCGTCCCGGCGGATTCGGACGAGCGGAACGAGAAGCAGGCCCGCGAGGCCCTGCTGGACCACGTCCCGCTGGACCCGAAGCGCGTCCACGCGATCGCCCCGTCGGACGGCGAGTTCGGCGACGACCCGGACGCGGCGGCGGCGTCCTACGCGTCGGTGCTGGCGGACAACGCGGGCCCGGAGGACCACGGCGACGTCCCGACGTTCGACATCATGCTCCTGGGCCTCGGCGGCGAGGGCCACACGGCATCGGTGTTCCCGGAGTCGCCGGCGGTGTACGAGACCGAGCGTTCGGTGGTGGCGGTGCGTAACTGCCCGAAGCCGCCGCCCACGCGGGTTTCGCTGACCCTGCCGGCCATCCGCCGGGCCCGCGACGTGTGGCTGCTGACGGCGGGCGAGGCGAAGGCGGACGCGGTGGCGTTGGCGCTGTCGGGGGCCGGCGAGGTCCAGCTGCCGGTGGCGGGGGCCCGAGGGCACCGGCGCACACTGTGGCTGCTGGACCGCGCCGCGGCGGGCAAGCTGACGAAGGTCTACCAACCGCCCACGGCTTAG
- a CDS encoding TetR/AcrR family transcriptional regulator, with translation MTEVIGRRERKKAQTRQALADAALKLFLERGYDEVGVKEVADAADVSVTTLFKYFPSKEALLFDQDDDIEAALVAAVHDRPPGSPIVEALHAHILRDVSDGGPDEEFLRLIESTPALREYGRRMWMRHETALARAIAQESGAPPGDVRAAALARFALASRDLITAHEDPRAAAEEIFGCLARGWPTEEPGKR, from the coding sequence ATGACCGAAGTGATCGGGCGCCGCGAGCGCAAGAAGGCGCAGACGCGGCAGGCCCTGGCCGACGCCGCGCTGAAGCTGTTCCTCGAACGCGGCTACGACGAGGTCGGGGTGAAGGAGGTGGCGGACGCCGCCGACGTCTCGGTGACGACGTTGTTCAAGTACTTCCCCAGCAAGGAAGCCCTGCTGTTCGACCAGGACGACGACATCGAGGCGGCCCTGGTCGCCGCGGTCCACGACCGCCCGCCGGGCAGCCCGATCGTGGAAGCCCTGCACGCGCACATCCTCCGCGACGTCTCCGACGGCGGCCCGGACGAGGAGTTCCTGCGCCTGATCGAGAGCACCCCGGCCCTGCGCGAGTACGGCAGGCGCATGTGGATGCGCCACGAGACGGCACTGGCACGGGCGATCGCGCAGGAGTCGGGCGCCCCACCGGGCGACGTACGGGCGGCGGCGCTGGCGAGGTTCGCACTGGCGTCCCGCGACTTGATCACGGCCCACGAGGACCCGCGCGCGGCGGCGGAGGAGATCTTCGGCTGCCTGGCGCGCGGCTGGCCCACGGAAGAGCCCGGAAAACGGTGA
- a CDS encoding NAD(P)/FAD-dependent oxidoreductase, whose amino-acid sequence MNSIAIVGAGLGGLACARVLQQHGVDVTVFEQEASAEARPQGGTLDMHGDTGQVALRTAGLYDRFRELARPEGQQMRALDPYTAEVVIDETPDDDFRPEIDRGQLRGILLDSLAPGTVRWGRAITGVAGARLTFADGETRDFDLVVGADGAWSRVRRTLTGVRPVYSGVTFVEFDHGGASDLAAMAGQGTMMTKAGGRALFAQRTSNGDVRCYAVFYAPEDWHTGLDFADTAAVRTHLLERYAGWHPGVLRFLSDADGGFTHRPLHVLPVPHAWTHTPGLTLLGDAAHLMPPLGVGANLALLDGTELATALATAPSVDEAVMAYEAGMLPRSIETAKACASGLDDLLSDDLHSMAA is encoded by the coding sequence ATGAACTCCATCGCGATCGTCGGCGCCGGCCTCGGCGGCCTGGCCTGTGCCCGCGTCCTGCAGCAGCACGGCGTCGACGTCACCGTCTTCGAACAAGAAGCCTCCGCCGAGGCCCGCCCCCAGGGCGGCACGCTCGACATGCACGGCGACACCGGCCAGGTCGCCCTCCGCACCGCCGGCCTGTACGACCGGTTCCGCGAACTGGCCCGGCCCGAGGGCCAGCAGATGCGCGCCCTCGACCCGTACACCGCCGAAGTCGTCATCGACGAAACCCCCGACGACGACTTCCGCCCCGAAATCGACCGCGGCCAGCTCCGCGGCATCCTCCTGGACTCGCTCGCGCCGGGCACCGTCCGGTGGGGGCGGGCGATCACCGGCGTCGCCGGCGCCCGGCTGACCTTCGCCGACGGCGAGACCCGCGACTTCGACCTCGTCGTCGGCGCGGACGGTGCCTGGTCCCGCGTCCGCCGGACCCTCACCGGCGTCCGGCCGGTGTACAGCGGGGTCACGTTCGTCGAGTTCGACCACGGCGGCGCCTCGGACCTCGCGGCCATGGCCGGCCAGGGCACCATGATGACCAAGGCCGGCGGGCGCGCCCTCTTCGCGCAGCGCACGAGCAACGGCGACGTCCGCTGCTACGCCGTGTTCTACGCCCCCGAGGACTGGCACACCGGCCTCGACTTCGCCGACACCGCCGCGGTGCGCACGCACCTGCTCGAGCGCTACGCCGGCTGGCACCCCGGCGTGCTGCGGTTCCTCTCCGACGCCGACGGCGGGTTCACCCACCGGCCGCTGCACGTCCTGCCGGTCCCCCACGCGTGGACCCACACGCCGGGCCTCACCCTGCTCGGCGACGCGGCCCACCTGATGCCGCCACTGGGGGTCGGCGCGAACCTCGCGCTCCTCGACGGCACCGAGCTCGCCACCGCGCTGGCGACGGCGCCGAGCGTCGACGAGGCGGTCATGGCGTACGAGGCCGGGATGCTGCCGCGGTCGATCGAAACCGCGAAGGCGTGCGCGAGCGGCCTCGACGACCTGCTCAGCGACGACCTCCACTCGATGGCCGCCTGA
- a CDS encoding sensor histidine kinase, with protein MSTEGLSIPGISIASSGPSAAERVRKRGLSVFGSVPRPAVVTFAIEAAAVILAVLDVWLVIPEKAQPYSIWLSGAACLAVVFRRKFPFLAVLVAVPGFLAGWAQLASMITLGMLATRRQLHWQVWVGAALVWICRFVQWPLEDFAELSWREHILDGIYGVLVAGMPIAIGLLIGARAEVANKLAELATSRDRERRFHADAVRAEERARLAREMHDVVSHQITLIAMQAGALQAQTTDDRAQETAQVIRTLSKRTLEELRSLLSVLRAGADDDGPRPGINDLDRLIRTSEVPVHLSVEHLPEALPNQVSAAAYRTVQECLTNVHKHAPGATATIRIQGEHGALKIEVRNERASRPGESLPSGGHGLTGLAERARLLGGSFETSKSKDGGFRVRARYPLDR; from the coding sequence ATGAGTACAGAGGGACTCTCGATTCCAGGCATCTCGATCGCGAGCTCGGGGCCGTCGGCCGCCGAGCGGGTGCGGAAGCGGGGGCTGAGCGTGTTCGGCTCGGTCCCCCGGCCCGCCGTGGTCACGTTCGCCATCGAGGCGGCCGCGGTCATCCTGGCGGTGCTCGACGTCTGGCTGGTGATCCCCGAGAAGGCCCAGCCCTATTCGATCTGGCTCTCCGGCGCGGCCTGCCTCGCGGTGGTGTTCCGGCGGAAGTTCCCGTTCCTCGCCGTGCTCGTCGCCGTCCCCGGCTTCCTGGCCGGGTGGGCGCAGCTGGCATCGATGATCACGCTCGGCATGCTCGCCACCCGCCGCCAGCTGCACTGGCAGGTCTGGGTCGGCGCCGCGCTGGTGTGGATCTGCCGGTTCGTGCAGTGGCCGCTGGAGGACTTCGCCGAGCTCAGCTGGCGCGAGCACATCCTCGACGGCATCTACGGCGTGCTCGTCGCGGGCATGCCGATCGCGATCGGCCTCCTCATCGGGGCGCGGGCCGAGGTCGCGAACAAGCTCGCCGAGCTGGCCACGAGCCGCGACCGTGAGCGCCGCTTCCACGCCGACGCCGTCCGCGCCGAAGAGCGCGCCCGGCTGGCCCGGGAGATGCACGACGTCGTGTCCCACCAGATCACGCTGATCGCGATGCAGGCCGGCGCGCTGCAGGCCCAGACCACCGACGACCGGGCGCAGGAGACCGCGCAGGTCATCCGGACGCTGTCGAAGCGGACGCTGGAGGAGCTGCGGTCCCTGCTGAGCGTGCTGCGCGCGGGCGCCGACGACGACGGCCCGCGTCCGGGGATCAACGACCTCGACCGGCTGATCCGGACGTCGGAGGTCCCGGTGCACCTGTCCGTGGAGCACCTGCCGGAAGCCCTGCCGAACCAGGTCTCGGCGGCGGCCTACCGGACCGTCCAGGAGTGCTTGACGAACGTCCACAAGCACGCCCCGGGCGCGACGGCGACCATCCGCATCCAAGGTGAGCACGGCGCGCTCAAGATCGAGGTCCGCAACGAGCGGGCGAGCCGCCCCGGCGAATCACTCCCCTCGGGCGGCCACGGCCTGACCGGGCTCGCCGAGCGGGCCCGCCTGCTGGGCGGGAGCTTCGAGACGTCGAAGTCGAAGGACGGCGGCTTCCGGGTGCGGGCCCGGTACCCGCTGGACCGCTGA
- a CDS encoding RNA polymerase-binding protein RbpA, which translates to MVGGNAIRGTRVGAGPTGESERGESAPRRRVGYWCANGHEARPSFALDAEIPDEWDCPRCGLPGGQDEKNPPAAPRTEPYKTHLAYVKERRSDSDGEAILAEALERLRKRREIL; encoded by the coding sequence ATGGTTGGCGGTAACGCGATTCGGGGCACCAGGGTGGGTGCCGGTCCTACGGGCGAATCGGAACGGGGTGAATCGGCGCCACGGCGCCGGGTAGGTTATTGGTGCGCCAACGGCCACGAGGCCCGGCCGTCGTTCGCGCTCGACGCGGAGATCCCGGACGAGTGGGACTGCCCGCGCTGCGGGCTTCCGGGCGGGCAGGACGAAAAGAACCCACCGGCCGCCCCACGGACCGAGCCCTACAAGACGCACCTGGCCTACGTCAAGGAGCGCCGCAGCGACTCCGACGGCGAGGCCATCCTGGCGGAGGCGCTCGAGCGTCTGCGCAAGCGCCGGGAAATCCTCTAA
- the secG gene encoding preprotein translocase subunit SecG, which produces MKLFLQILLIVSSVLLVVAVLLHRGRGGGLSSLFGGGMQSSLAGSSVAEKNLDRITLLLGAVWLISIVGLGLLLKV; this is translated from the coding sequence ATGAAGCTGTTCCTGCAAATCCTGTTGATCGTCTCCAGCGTCCTGCTGGTGGTCGCCGTGCTGCTGCACCGCGGCCGGGGCGGTGGCCTGTCGTCGCTGTTCGGCGGCGGGATGCAGTCGAGCCTGGCCGGGTCGAGCGTGGCCGAGAAGAACCTCGACCGGATCACCCTGCTGCTGGGCGCGGTCTGGCTGATCAGCATCGTGGGCTTGGGTCTGCTGCTCAAGGTGTGA
- the tpiA gene encoding triose-phosphate isomerase, with protein MARKPFIAGNWKMNQNHLEAIALVQKIAFALPEKYYAKVDVAVLPPFTDIRSVQTLVDGDKLSLTYGAQDIAPQDAGAYTGDISGLMLAKLGCKFVAVGHSERREYHAETDELVNKKVKAALKHGITPILCIGEKLEVREAGEHIHHTTTQLIEGLKGLKAEQVSGVVVAYEPVWAIGTGKVASSADAEEVCKAIRGTLQEKYGDDVASSVRVLYGGSVKSGNISELVGCENIDGALVGGASLDGEEFTKLCALAAGGPLP; from the coding sequence GTGGCACGCAAGCCGTTCATCGCCGGCAACTGGAAGATGAACCAGAACCACCTCGAGGCGATCGCGCTCGTCCAGAAGATCGCCTTCGCGCTGCCGGAGAAGTACTACGCGAAGGTCGACGTGGCGGTGCTGCCGCCGTTCACCGACATCCGCAGCGTGCAGACCCTGGTCGACGGCGACAAGCTCTCGCTGACCTACGGCGCGCAGGACATCGCGCCGCAGGACGCGGGCGCCTACACCGGTGACATCTCGGGCCTGATGCTGGCGAAGCTGGGCTGCAAGTTCGTCGCGGTCGGGCACTCGGAGCGGCGCGAATACCACGCCGAGACCGACGAGCTGGTCAACAAGAAGGTCAAGGCCGCGCTCAAGCACGGCATCACGCCGATCCTCTGCATCGGGGAGAAGCTCGAGGTCCGCGAGGCCGGCGAGCACATCCACCACACCACGACGCAGCTGATCGAGGGCCTGAAGGGCCTCAAGGCCGAGCAGGTCTCCGGCGTGGTCGTCGCGTACGAGCCGGTCTGGGCGATCGGCACCGGCAAGGTCGCGTCGTCGGCCGACGCCGAAGAGGTCTGCAAAGCCATCCGGGGGACCCTCCAGGAGAAGTACGGCGACGACGTCGCTTCGTCCGTCCGGGTGCTCTACGGGGGATCGGTGAAGTCGGGCAACATCAGCGAGCTGGTGGGCTGCGAGAACATCGACGGTGCCCTGGTCGGCGGAGCGAGCCTCGACGGTGAGGAGTTCACGAAACTCTGCGCACTCGCCGCGGGCGGGCCGCTGCCCTGA
- a CDS encoding phosphoglycerate kinase yields the protein MTVKNLDDLLGEGVQGRYVLVRSDLNVPLDGSRITDDGRVRAALPTIKKLADAGAKVVVTAHLGRPKGEPDAKYTLAPVAQRLSELLGAEVALAGDLVGESAKALTGGLADGGVVLLENVRFDARETSKDAVDRSELAAELGALVPGGAFVSDGFGVVHRKQASVYEVASVLPAYAGGLVLAELDVLKKLTDDVQRPYVVVLGGAKVSDKLGVIANLLTKVDRLLIGGGMAYTFLKAQGHEVGQSLLQADQLDQVKGFLAEAEKRGVELVLPVDVLAATEFSADAEHEVVAATAIPADRQGLDIGPASRELFAGKLADAKTVFWNGPMGVFEFEAFSGGTRAVAEALVKSDAFTVVGGGDSAAAVRQLGLPEDGFSHISTGGGASLEYLEGKELPGVVALEEKN from the coding sequence ATGACCGTCAAGAACCTCGACGACCTGCTGGGTGAGGGCGTTCAGGGCCGGTACGTACTCGTGCGGTCCGACCTGAACGTCCCGCTCGACGGGTCCCGTATCACCGACGACGGCCGGGTCCGCGCCGCGCTGCCGACGATCAAGAAGCTCGCCGACGCGGGCGCGAAGGTCGTCGTCACCGCGCACCTCGGCCGCCCCAAGGGCGAGCCGGACGCGAAGTACACCCTCGCGCCCGTCGCCCAGCGGCTTTCCGAGCTGCTCGGCGCCGAGGTCGCACTGGCCGGTGACCTGGTCGGCGAGTCCGCGAAGGCGCTGACCGGCGGCTTGGCCGACGGCGGCGTCGTCCTGCTGGAGAACGTGCGCTTCGACGCGCGCGAGACCAGCAAGGACGCCGTGGACCGCTCCGAGCTGGCCGCCGAGCTGGGCGCGCTGGTGCCCGGCGGCGCGTTCGTCTCCGACGGCTTCGGCGTCGTGCACCGCAAGCAGGCCTCGGTCTACGAGGTCGCCTCGGTGCTCCCGGCGTACGCGGGCGGCCTCGTGCTGGCCGAGCTGGACGTGCTGAAGAAGCTGACCGACGACGTGCAGCGGCCCTACGTGGTCGTGCTCGGCGGCGCGAAGGTGTCCGACAAGCTCGGCGTCATCGCGAACCTGCTGACCAAGGTCGACCGGCTGCTCATCGGCGGCGGCATGGCGTACACCTTCCTCAAGGCCCAGGGCCACGAGGTCGGCCAGTCGCTGCTGCAGGCCGACCAGCTCGACCAGGTGAAGGGCTTCCTCGCCGAGGCCGAGAAGCGCGGCGTCGAACTGGTCCTGCCGGTCGACGTGCTCGCCGCGACGGAGTTCTCGGCCGACGCCGAGCACGAGGTCGTCGCGGCCACCGCCATCCCGGCCGACCGCCAGGGCCTGGACATCGGCCCGGCGAGCCGGGAGCTGTTCGCCGGCAAGCTGGCCGACGCCAAGACCGTGTTCTGGAACGGCCCGATGGGCGTGTTCGAGTTCGAGGCGTTCTCGGGCGGCACCCGCGCCGTCGCGGAAGCCCTCGTGAAGAGCGACGCGTTCACCGTGGTCGGCGGCGGCGACTCGGCCGCCGCGGTGCGGCAGCTGGGCCTGCCCGAAGACGGCTTCTCGCACATCTCCACCGGCGGCGGTGCCTCGCTGGAGTACCTCGAGGGCAAGGAACTGCCGGGCGTCGTGGCCCTGGAGGAGAAGAACTAG